Proteins co-encoded in one Rattus rattus isolate New Zealand chromosome 5, Rrattus_CSIRO_v1, whole genome shotgun sequence genomic window:
- the LOC116900120 gene encoding olfactory receptor 50-like — protein sequence MRMDNESTVSEFILLGLPIRAEDQAVYSALFLTMYLTTVLGNLLIILVIRLDSHLHTPMYFFLSHLAFTDISFSSVTAPKMLMNMLTHSQSISYAGCVSQVYLFSTFTDLDSFLLTSMAYDRYVAICHPLHYTTIMSQNLCVLLVVVSWALSSANALVHTLLLARLSHFRNNIIPHYFCEPSALLNLSSSDTTVNEMVILPLGTLVITLPFICILVSYGRIGVTILRTPSIKGICKALSTCGSHLSVVCLYYGAIIGLYLVPSSNNINDKDVIVAVIYSLVTPMVNPFIYSLRNRDIKGALKNILSRRLCSQ from the coding sequence atgaggatggaTAATGAGAGCACAGTGTCTGAGTTTATCCTCCTAGGGCTCCCCATTCGAGCAGAGGACCAAGCTGTGTACTCTGCCCTGTTCCTGACCATGTACCTGACAACTGTGCTGGGGAATCTGCTCATCATCCTGGTCATCAGGCTGGACTCTCACCTCCAcactcccatgtacttcttccttaGTCACTTGGCCTTCACAGACATCTCATTCTCATCAGTCACAGCTCCAAAGATGCTCATGAATATGCTAACACACAGTCAGTCTATCTCATATGCTGGTTGTGTTTCCCaggtatatttattttcaacttttactGATCTTGACagctttcttctgacttccatggcatATGACAGATATGTGGCAATCTGCCACCCACTTCACTATACCACCATCATGAGTCAAAACCTATGTGTCCTTTTAGTAGTTGTGTCCTGGGCCTTATCCTCTGCCAATGCACTTGTGCACACCCTTCTCTTGGCTCGCCTATCTCATTTTAGAAATAATATCATCCCCCACTACTTCTGTGAACCCTCTGCCTTATTGAACCTGTCCAGCTCAGACACCACTGTCAATGAGATGGTCATCCTTCCTTTAGGTACTCTAGTCATTACCCTGCCATTCATATGCATCCTGGTCTCTTATGGCCGAATTGGTGTCACCATTCTGAGAACTCCTTCCATCAAGGGAATCTGCAAAGCCTTGTCCACATGTGGCTCTCACCTTTCTGTGGTTTGTCTGTACTATGGAGCCATTATTGGGCTATATCTAGTTCCCTCATCTAATAACATTAATGACAAGGATGTCATTGTGGCTGTGATATATAGCCTGGTCACACCCATGGTGAATCCCTTTATCTATAGTCTGAGGAATCGGGATATAAAAGGAGCATTGAAAAATATCCtcagcaggagactgtgttcaCAGTGA